CCGGTGAGCTGGCGCTGGCCGCCGCGACGCCCAACCACGCCGTTCTCCGGACGGCCTGGGTCTACTCGCCCTTCGGCAAGAACTTCGTCAAGACCATGCTGCGGCTGGGCGAGAGCCGCGACAGCCTCGGCGTCGTCGCCGACCAGGTCGGCAACCCCACCTCGGCTCTCGATATCGCCGACGGCCTGCTCAAGGTGGCCGACAATCTCCTCGCATCAGGCGATCCGGCGTTGCGCGGCACCTTCCACATGACGGGCCGCGGCGAGACGAACTGGGCGGGCTTTGCGGCCGAGATCTTCCGCCTGTCGGCGGAGCTTGGCGGCAAGCCCGTCACGGTCGACCCGATCCCCACCAGCGCCTATCCGACGCCAGCGAAGCGGCCGGGCAACTCGCGGCTCGACTGCGGCAAGCTCGAGCGGCTGCATGGCGTACGCCTGCCGGATTGGCAGGGCTCCACCGAGCTGGTCGTCCGGCGGCTCGTCGCCGGCTGACGCTCGCAGCCTTTTGGCACCACTGGATTTGAGACAGAGATTTTGAAGGAGTTCATTTGATGAAGGGAATCATTCTGGCCGGTGGCTCGGGCACGCGGCTCCATCCGATGACGCTGGTGACGTCCAAGCAGCTGATGCCGGTCTACGACAAGCCGATGATCTATTATCCCTTGTCGACGCTGATGCTGGCCGGCA
The sequence above is drawn from the Pleomorphomonas sp. T1.2MG-36 genome and encodes:
- the rfbD gene encoding dTDP-4-dehydrorhamnose reductase, translated to MTRRILVTGTEGQVVGSLVEKTARRDDIELMLIGLPELDLTATDKIAPAIEALRPDVILSVAAYTAVDAAEGDEATALAINGTAVGEIGKAASRLGVPVVHLSTDYVFAGDKPSPYVETDPTGPLSAYGRTKLAGELALAAATPNHAVLRTAWVYSPFGKNFVKTMLRLGESRDSLGVVADQVGNPTSALDIADGLLKVADNLLASGDPALRGTFHMTGRGETNWAGFAAEIFRLSAELGGKPVTVDPIPTSAYPTPAKRPGNSRLDCGKLERLHGVRLPDWQGSTELVVRRLVAG